The following proteins are co-located in the Dromiciops gliroides isolate mDroGli1 chromosome 2, mDroGli1.pri, whole genome shotgun sequence genome:
- the MZB1 gene encoding marginal zone B- and B1-cell-specific protein, which yields MRLLLLLLSLTGWGPPGSLGEGIPQETIPLSATSPHFDEEEKYSTHMPQHLRCDACQIISYQMWKHLSEVETKQQSHRAKGASLSESEYTDVLEKACSQSWKNYGVHEVNKVKRFVGPGLENSVGISVMMTGGPWPGRLFKMCHNYLGELGEDQLYREYRQGGRGALERLLCRGTCPEEEAPGQGGFLQKEL from the exons ATGAGGCTTCTGCTGTTGTTGCTGTCACTGACTGGCTGGGGGCCCCCAGGGAGCCTTGGAGAGGGGATCCCCCAAGAAACCATTCCACTCTCAGCCACATCCCCTCATTTTGATGAAGAAGAGAAATACTCAACCCATATGCCCCAACATCTTCGCTGTGATGCCTGCCAGATCATTTCTTACCAG ATGTGGAAGCATCTTAGCGAAGTGGAGACCAAGCAGCAGAGTCATAGGGCCAAGGGGGCTTCTCTGAGTGAGTCTGAGTACACCGATGTCCTGGAGAAAGCTtgttctcagagctggaagaa TTACGGGGTGCACGAAGTAAACAAGGTGAAACGCTTTGTTGGCCCGGGGCTGGAAAACTCGGTGGGCATCAGTGTGATGATGACTGGAGGCCCATGGCCAGGCAG GCTCTTCAAGATGTGCCACAACTACCTGGGAGAGCTTGGCGAAGATCAGCTGTATAGAGAATACAGGCAAGGGGGCCGAGGGGCCTTGGAGCGGCTGTTGTGCCGAGGGACCTGTCCCGAAGAGGAAGCACCTGGCCAGGGGGGCTTCCTCCAGAAGGAACTTTAG
- the PROB1 gene encoding proline-rich basic protein 1, translating into MLSILVPPAAGGFPSALALRQDSSGSSGSYHTAPGSPEPQGPRPVLDGADDDGGSGVPGRGQPAKFAGQNARVPGRGAGPAASGGSQLRLSISAQNSRQEPGSGFPKRPGQRPSPFQLRTLPSGEMEVIFTTGPLGGTPVQSPSDSDEADSEVQQLTELSLQNLSRPQGPYLDVHSPSAQASSSPSPAVSDCSNQADRWATYLDLRQEAESSASRLPELPDTSRRSQFECVEVALEDQASSTKQRTVPKRQIELRLKPSPPELDSAGANGVPRRKLFLRTGSLDESLTRLQAASNLVQTALARKLQAEQPLRPEQLSPGGGARPIQTPPGSQLRPACDTQKPADWPRAWPEARESEAPTRRTVRSPRRDSKELKPKGTSQARLPPREPAKEAPLPPGKSAGSRAPDGVVSIRVPRPWPSLRERAIRRDKPAPGTEPLGPVSSSIFLLSGEKSQEASESRPRNEWSQQPKSLSPRRTPEDRPRNEWSQQPKSLSPRRTPEDRVAQETPSLSPQETWDPAVQESLISSMQDTPTEALPETTSTQSTPELTVQGQHISPTGETTVPDTWEPRDAPTSSSRSRVTIPRPRDVRKLVKNTYSLSFPAAASSSLALPEPLFAPEGPSEESETPPGAPEPLATVHYTSTFQKDFLPVVTHPYEVPEPPAPGGVGVSDPAPLSSCGAPQGHQPPHPQPQPKGYEGGDPTPRRKAENNTAKPFARSEIRLPGALALSRKPGARAQPESSTEISRASPGYSPQAQRLLPEGEVQANSPGVTLGPPPISKEPRERPEVERHCPHQWPGTGQTPSSLTGSPHPNLRGSLHLGSSHSDQASSLALQAQSPEPRAKPQPGLAGTHPPGNQITAKPASLSQPRAASAPPMAQVLDSPSRGQGRGPRGSGTTPSGKVLVDPESGRYYYVEAPKSPRLKLLFDPESGQYLEVLVPPSPAGAPLRFYPSLPLGHSLYPSPYGSYPGLSLPPSPGPLPLGPPDLLAPGTKLPWAPEGGTVDGLYYLPTGNSPSPLPSLPLLLYSGPPNSGPSTATKGLPF; encoded by the coding sequence ATGCTCTCCATCCTAGTCCCGCCGGCCGCGGGCGGCTTCCCCTCGGCCCTTGCGCTGCGCCAGGACTCCTCGGGCTCCTCCGGTTCTTACCACACCGCGCCAGGCTCGCCGGAGCCCCAGGGGCCGCGCCCCGTCCTGGACGGGGCGGACGATGACGGGGGCAGCGGAGTTCCTGGGCGGGGGCAACCGGCAAAGTTTGCGGGCCAGAACGCCAGGGTCCCTGGCCGAGGGGCGGGCCCAGCCGCGAGCGGGGGCTCGCAGCTTCGCTTGTCCATCAGCGCCCAGAATAGCCGCCAGGAGCCTGGATCCGGTTTCCCCAAGAGGCCGGGACAGCGCCCGAGCCCTTTCCAGCTCCGCACCCTGCCGTCGGGGGAGATGGAAGTGATCTTCACAACCGGGCCCCTAGGTGGGACTCCCGTGCAGTCCCCCAGCGACTCGGACGAGGCGGACAGCGAGGTGCAGCAGCTCACCGAGCTCAGTCTGCAGAATCTATCCCGCCCTCAGGGCCCTTACCTCGACGTGCATAGCCCCAGCGCGCAGGCCTCCTCCAGCCCATCCCCAGCTGTCTCCGACTGCAGCAACCAAGCTGACCGCTGGGCCACTTACCTGGACCTGCGTCAGGAGGCGGAATCTTCTGCCTCCAGGCTACCAGAACTCCCTGACACGTCCCGGAGAAGCCAGTTCGAATGCGTGGAGGTGGCACTTGAAGACCAGGCATCCTCGACTAAGCAGAGAACTGTCCCCAAGCGGCAGATAGAGCTGAGGCTTAAGCCGAGCCCTCCGGAGCTGGATTCAGCTGGGGCCAATGGGGTCCCCAGGCGCAAGCTGTTCCTGCGGACAGGCTCGCTGGACGAGTCTCTGACCCGCCTGCAGGCCGCCTCCAACCTCGTGCAGACAGCACTGGCCAGGAAGCTGCAGGCCGAGCAGCCCCTGCGCCCAGAGCAGCTAAGCCCAGGGGGCGGAGCTCGGCCCATCCAGACCCCGCCAGGTTCGCAGCTCCGGCCGGCCTGCGATACCCAGAAGCCGGCGGATTGGCCCCGAGCTTGGCCAGAGGCTCGGGAGAGCGAGGCCCCAACTAGACGGACTGTACGAAGCCCTCGAAGAGACTCAAAGGAACTCAAGCCCAAAGGGACCTCTCAGGCCAGGCTTCCCCCAAGAGAGCCGGCGAAAGAGGCACCCCTACCCCCTGGCAAGTCTGCGGGTTCGCGGGCCCCGGACGGGGTAGTTTCTATTAGAGTGCCGAGGCCCTGGCCCAGTCTTCGAGAGCGAGCTATTCGTCGGGACAAACCAGCCCCCGGGACGGAACCACTCGGTCCCGTGAGCTCCAGCATCTTCTTGCTGTCGGGAGAGAAGTCCCAGGAAGCTTCTGAGTCTCGGCCCCGCAATGAATGGAGCCAGCAGCCGAAATCCTTGTCCCCGAGGAGGACGCCAGAGGATCGGCCCCGCAATGAATGGAGCCAGCAGCCGAAATCCCTGTCTCCGAGGAGGACGCCAGAGGATCGGGTGGCCCAGGAAACTCCCAGTCTGTCTCCCCAGGAAACTTGGGATCCCGCTGTTCAGGAGTCGCTGATTTCGTCTATGCAGGACACTCCGACCGAAGCACTCCCGGAGACTACATCTACGCAGTCCACTCCGGAGCTAACTGTGCAGGGACAGCACATTTCACCCACGGGGGAGACTACAGTCCCTGATACTTGGGAGCCCAGAGACGCCCCCACTTCCTCCAGCAGATCACGAGTGACAATTCCGCGACCTCGGGACGTCCGGAAGCTGGTGAAGAACACCTACTCTCTGAGCTTCCCAGCTGCCGCCAGTTCCAGCCTGGCACTGCCTGAGCCCCTTTTCGCTCCCGAGGGCCCCAGCGAGGAGAGTGAGACTCCGCCCGGAGCTCCAGAGCCCCTTGCCACTGTTCACTACACCTCGACTTTCCAGAAGGACTTCCTGCCCGTAGTGACCCATCCCTACGAAGTCCCGGAGCCGCCGGCCCCTGGGGGAGTGGGAGTAAGTGACCCTGCTCCCCTTAGCTCCTGCGGGGCCCCACAGGGCCACCAACCTCCCCACCCTCAGCCCCAGCCAAAGGGCTACGAAGGAGGAGATCCGACTCCTCGGAGGAAAGCAGAGAATAATACGGCCAAGCCCTTTGCTCGAAGCGAGATTCGCCTCCCGGGAGCCCTGGCTTTGTCCAGGAAGCCAGGGGCCAGGGCCCAGCCTGAGTCCAGCACAGAGATCAGCCGTGCTTCCCCAGGGTACAGTCCTCAGGCCCAACGCCTCCTTCCTGAAGGAGAGGTCCAGGCCAATTCCCCAGGGGTTACCCTGGGGCCTCCCCCCATCTccaaagaaccaagagaaaggcCAGAGGTGGAGAGGCACTGCCCACATCAGTGGCCAGGGACTGGGCAGACGCCTAGCTCCTTGACAGGGTCCCCACATCCAAACCTCAGGGGCTCCCTCCACCTGGGGTCCTCACACTCTGACCAGGCCAGTTCCCTGGCTCTGCAGGCCCAGAGCCCAGAGCCCAGAGCCAAACCCCAACCAGGCCTTGCTGGGACCCATCCTCCTGGGAACCAGATTACAGCCAAACCTGCTTCCCTGTCCCAGCCCAGGGCAGCTTCAGCACCTCCTATGGCCCAGGTCCTTGATAGCCCCTCCCGGGGCCAGGGTAGGGGCCCTCGGGGCTCTGGAACTACCCCATCAGGAAAGGTTCTGGTAGATCCAGAGAGTGGTCGCTACTATTATGTGGAGGCTCCCAAATCTCCTAGGTTAAAGttgctctttgacccagagagTGGTCAGTACCTAGAAGTTcttgttcccccctccccagcagggGCACCCCTTCGGTTCTACCCTTCCTTGCCACTAGGGCACAGCCTCTATCCTTCTCCATATGGGTCCTACCCTGGGCTCTCACTACCTCCTTCCCCTGGACCCTTGCCCCTTGGTCCCCCTGACCTGCTGGCCCCAGGAACCAAACTCCCCTGGGCTCCTGAGGGTGGCACTGTGGATGGTCTCTATTACCTGCCCACAGGAAATTCCCCTAGCCCATTACCGAgtcttcctctacttctctactCTGGGCCTCCCAATTCTGGGCCTTCTACTGCTACCAAAGGCTTGCCATTTTGA